One Clupea harengus chromosome 11, Ch_v2.0.2, whole genome shotgun sequence DNA window includes the following coding sequences:
- the LOC105906269 gene encoding lysosomal thioesterase PPT2-like, which translates to MTNSLHGSIYCSFLYAFLLGACVAVTSGYKPVILVHGLLDGPGQFSSLINFIKESHPGTTTIAIDLYNEDDSLQSLWKQVEGYKRVIYPIMQSYPDGVHLICYSQGGMICRGILATLVDHNVHTAIFLSAPLAGQYGISLKQPQTLEEHVYLFCYTAVGQMVSVCNYWNDPYHQKNYLRGNKYLALLNGDRAHGNITTWKDNFLRIKKLVLIGGHDDGLIAPWQSSFFSFYDEKGSVVDMKNTDWYLKDVFGLRTLDLRKDLVQCEFDGVEHKRWPHVRKVYTGCMEEWLRT; encoded by the exons ATGACAAATTCATTGCATGGGTCTATTTATTGTTCTTTTCTGTATGCATTTCTGCTCGGTGCATGTGTAGCAGTCACATCTGGGTATAAGCCAGTCATACTCGTTCACGGACTTTTGGATGGGCCTGGGCAATTCAGCAGTTTGATTAACTTCATCAAAGAG TCCCACCCTGGCACCACAACCATAGCCATTGACCTATACAATGAAGACGACAGCCTTCAGTCTCTATGGAAACAGGTGGAGGGCTACAAGCGAGTCATCTATCCCATCATGCAAAGTTATCCAGACGGAGTCCATCTCATCTGTTATTCTCAAG GTGGTATGATATGTAGAGGGATTCTCGCCACACTTGTTGACCACAATGTCCACACAGCAATTTTTCTGTCTGCTCCTTTGGCAGGCCAGTATG GTATCAGCCTCAAACAGCCTCAAACATTGGAGGAACACGTCTATCTGTTCTGCTACACCGCAGTAGGACAGATGGTATCTGTATGTAATTACTGGAATG ACCCATACCATCAGAAGAATTACCTGAGAGGCAATAAATATTTGGCCTTACTAAATGGAGACAGAGCACATGGCAACATCACAA CTTGGAAGGACAACTTCCTACGAATAAAAAAGTTAGTTCTGATTGGAGGTCACGATGACGGACTAATCGCTCCTTGGCAATCCAG ttTTTTCAGCTTTTATGATGAAAAGGGAAGTGTCGTTGACATGAAGAACACAGAC tggtATCTGAAAGATGTCTTTGGCTTGAGAACCCTTGACCTGCGCAAAGACCTGGTGCAGTGTGAATTTGATGGGGTCGAGCATAAAAGATGGCCTCATGTTCGAAAAGTGTACACTGGTTGCATGGAGGAATGGCTACGGACTTAA
- the si:ch73-95l15.5 gene encoding uncharacterized protein si:ch73-95l15.5 isoform X2 — MMSNLNKHQGCRICGGDLQGNQRRWLYGGQKQRRGTPHTPTNPSSRSSVSGSALSSPWGSTLSLGSCSSPQTLSSPSKGVDLLSILTHILGQPVPKGSGQREFLCGKCASLLERVFKFDTVIKRVQLLSSERLQKLTQERDKIRQWVHNAYWQQHPSDSQEKEGLNEVEDEKAGYRSMLRSNLALSEYECWSERSNCCPYFQRTGSRCQKGKNCPGCNSLRVSDSDYESVCGIPRNLPFQAFSPLALSRDKSQSMPLHWSRGSSAAFSPISSAGSCRSLRYQSHADSLQSLNSLDGSDPFDRPETPTNLEIGTGQMNTLVKQLQEQLDQAQTCVRNLEAQLPNKPEASMKDTAGSNIPTMECLSPQSPWIDFGVENAPLQKLSHSLHDSVKLIQECVTLTTSLRVEMGPGFESADLLTTKMNKTLENIEVVIACLSELRAREQDMEREVAVLKLAAREREADLATLSAILQSNKDVINDAYLEMGPRRDVQRELHMEQAMLRLRDQILWAALQQREALALCQREALDSIPEGCTGSECTNKSHK; from the exons ATGATGAGCAACCTAAATAAACACCAGGGCTGCCGCATATGTGGAGGCGATCTCCAGGGCAACCAGAGGCGATGGCTCTATGGGGGTCAGAAGCAGAGACGAggcacacctcacacaccaacaaacccATCCAGCAGGAGTAGTGTGTCAGGGTCTGCCCTCAGCAGCCCATGGG GCAGTACGTTGTCTCTGGGCTCTTGTTCTTCTCCTCAGACGTTGTCTTCCCCCTCGAAGGGAGTGGATCTGCTCAGCATCCTAACACATATACTAGGGCAGCCTGTACCAAAGGGCAGTGGGCAAAGGGAGTTCTTGTGTGGCAAATGTGCATCTCTTCTTGAGCGAGTCTTTAAGTTTGACACAGTGATCAAGAGAGTCCAACTACTGTCCTCTGAAAGGCTTCAGAAGCTTACGCAGGAGAGAGATAAGATCCGACAGTGGGTACACAATGCCTACTGGCAGCAACACCCTTCTGATTCTCAGGAGAAGGAAGGTTTGAATGAAGTAGAAGATGAAAAAGCTGGATACAGATCAATGCTGAGAAGTAACCTGGCCTTGTCAGAGTACGAGTGCTGGTCAGAAAGGTCTAACTGTTGTCCATATTTCCAGAGAACGGGGAGTCGATGCCAAAAAGGGAAAAACTGCCCGGGCTGTAACTCTCTGAGAGTATCCGACTCCGACTATGAGTCTGTCTGTGGGATTCCTCGTAATCTTCCCTTTCAGGCCTTTTCTCCTCTGGCCCTCTCCCGTGATAAGTCTCAAAGCATGCCTCTCCATTGGTCTAGAGGTTCATCTGCTGCTTTCAGTCCCATCTCCTCGGCCGGCTCGTGCCGCTCCCTGCGCTATCAATCTCATGCTGACTCCTTACAGTCACTGAACTCTCTTGACGGATCGGATCCATTTGATCGGCCAGAAACTCCGACCAACCTAGAG ATCGGAACAGGCCAAATGAACACTCTTGTCAAGCAATTGCAAGAACAGCTGGATCAGGCTCAGACCTGCGTCAGGAACCTAGAGGCACAGCTCCCCAATAAGCCAGAAGCATCAATGAAGGACACAGCTGGGTCAAATATTCCTACAATG GAATGCTTAAGTCCACAGAGCCCATGGATTGACTTCGGAGTTGAGAATGCCCCGCTGCAGAAATTGAGCCATTCATTGCACGACAGTGTGAAACTAATTCAG GAATGCGTTACCTTGACGACATCATTGCGTGTGGAGATGGGACCTGGATTTGAGAGTGCAGATTTACTAACTACCAAGATGAATAAAACACTGGAAAACATCGAG GTGGTGATTGCTTGTCTCTCTGAACTGAGAGCAAGGGAGCAGGATATGGAGAGAGAAGTTGCTGTTCTTAAGCtggcagcgagagagagggaggcagacctGGCCACTCTATCTGCTATACTACAGAGCAACAAGGACGTCATTAAT GATGCGTATCTGGAGATGGGGCCCAGGAGGGATGTGCAGCGTGAGCTCCACATGGAGCAGGCCATGCTGAGGCTGCGGGACCAGATTCTTTGGGCCGCCCTGCAGCAGAGGGAGGCACTGGCACTGTGCCAAAGGGAGGCGTTGGACAGCATACCTGAAGGATGTACAG GATCGGAGTGCACAAACAAAAGTCACAAATGA
- the si:ch73-95l15.5 gene encoding uncharacterized protein si:ch73-95l15.5 isoform X1: MMSNLNKHQGCRICGGDLQGNQRRWLYGGQKQRRGTPHTPTNPSSRSSVSGSALSSPWGSTLSLGSCSSPQTLSSPSKGVDLLSILTHILGQPVPKGSGQREFLCGKCASLLERVFKFDTVIKRVQLLSSERLQKLTQERDKIRQWVHNAYWQQHPSDSQEKEGLNEVEDEKAGYRSMLRSNLALSEYECWSERSNCCPYFQRTGSRCQKGKNCPGCNSLRVSDSDYESVCGIPRNLPFQAFSPLALSRDKSQSMPLHWSRGSSAAFSPISSAGSCRSLRYQSHADSLQSLNSLDGSDPFDRPETPTNLEVCLRELTCMPWKPLSSPAGSRIPVLGRGKGGEKGELGQGNSPALVRELDFEQQNKKAMGREALLELQDEFLPLHKEIGTGQMNTLVKQLQEQLDQAQTCVRNLEAQLPNKPEASMKDTAGSNIPTMECLSPQSPWIDFGVENAPLQKLSHSLHDSVKLIQECVTLTTSLRVEMGPGFESADLLTTKMNKTLENIEVVIACLSELRAREQDMEREVAVLKLAAREREADLATLSAILQSNKDVINDAYLEMGPRRDVQRELHMEQAMLRLRDQILWAALQQREALALCQREALDSIPEGCTGSECTNKSHK; encoded by the exons ATGATGAGCAACCTAAATAAACACCAGGGCTGCCGCATATGTGGAGGCGATCTCCAGGGCAACCAGAGGCGATGGCTCTATGGGGGTCAGAAGCAGAGACGAggcacacctcacacaccaacaaacccATCCAGCAGGAGTAGTGTGTCAGGGTCTGCCCTCAGCAGCCCATGGG GCAGTACGTTGTCTCTGGGCTCTTGTTCTTCTCCTCAGACGTTGTCTTCCCCCTCGAAGGGAGTGGATCTGCTCAGCATCCTAACACATATACTAGGGCAGCCTGTACCAAAGGGCAGTGGGCAAAGGGAGTTCTTGTGTGGCAAATGTGCATCTCTTCTTGAGCGAGTCTTTAAGTTTGACACAGTGATCAAGAGAGTCCAACTACTGTCCTCTGAAAGGCTTCAGAAGCTTACGCAGGAGAGAGATAAGATCCGACAGTGGGTACACAATGCCTACTGGCAGCAACACCCTTCTGATTCTCAGGAGAAGGAAGGTTTGAATGAAGTAGAAGATGAAAAAGCTGGATACAGATCAATGCTGAGAAGTAACCTGGCCTTGTCAGAGTACGAGTGCTGGTCAGAAAGGTCTAACTGTTGTCCATATTTCCAGAGAACGGGGAGTCGATGCCAAAAAGGGAAAAACTGCCCGGGCTGTAACTCTCTGAGAGTATCCGACTCCGACTATGAGTCTGTCTGTGGGATTCCTCGTAATCTTCCCTTTCAGGCCTTTTCTCCTCTGGCCCTCTCCCGTGATAAGTCTCAAAGCATGCCTCTCCATTGGTCTAGAGGTTCATCTGCTGCTTTCAGTCCCATCTCCTCGGCCGGCTCGTGCCGCTCCCTGCGCTATCAATCTCATGCTGACTCCTTACAGTCACTGAACTCTCTTGACGGATCGGATCCATTTGATCGGCCAGAAACTCCGACCAACCTAGAGGTGTGTCTTAGAGAGCTGACATGTATGCCATGGAAGCCACTGAGCTCCCCAGCAGGTAGTCGCATTCCTGTCTTAGGAAGAGGTAAGGGGGGTGAAAAGGGAGAGTTGGGACAGGGCAATAGCCCAGCACTGGTTAGAGAGCTGGATTTTGAACAACAGAATAAGAAGGCGATGGGAAGGGAAGCTCTGCTTGAACTTCAGGATGAGTTTCTACCTCTGCACAAGGAG ATCGGAACAGGCCAAATGAACACTCTTGTCAAGCAATTGCAAGAACAGCTGGATCAGGCTCAGACCTGCGTCAGGAACCTAGAGGCACAGCTCCCCAATAAGCCAGAAGCATCAATGAAGGACACAGCTGGGTCAAATATTCCTACAATG GAATGCTTAAGTCCACAGAGCCCATGGATTGACTTCGGAGTTGAGAATGCCCCGCTGCAGAAATTGAGCCATTCATTGCACGACAGTGTGAAACTAATTCAG GAATGCGTTACCTTGACGACATCATTGCGTGTGGAGATGGGACCTGGATTTGAGAGTGCAGATTTACTAACTACCAAGATGAATAAAACACTGGAAAACATCGAG GTGGTGATTGCTTGTCTCTCTGAACTGAGAGCAAGGGAGCAGGATATGGAGAGAGAAGTTGCTGTTCTTAAGCtggcagcgagagagagggaggcagacctGGCCACTCTATCTGCTATACTACAGAGCAACAAGGACGTCATTAAT GATGCGTATCTGGAGATGGGGCCCAGGAGGGATGTGCAGCGTGAGCTCCACATGGAGCAGGCCATGCTGAGGCTGCGGGACCAGATTCTTTGGGCCGCCCTGCAGCAGAGGGAGGCACTGGCACTGTGCCAAAGGGAGGCGTTGGACAGCATACCTGAAGGATGTACAG GATCGGAGTGCACAAACAAAAGTCACAAATGA
- the lypc gene encoding sperm acrosome membrane-associated protein 4-like, whose product MSRLLCFLLFLGLLLPVVVPLFCYTCVFPAISPLDCIRFPQKCPPGQQCLSSRAVGQRGHLRVVLYEKSCILPALCGLTGEKYAMGLNFTFTNECCDTHLCNAAPPPTSRGSLWAGTALALLMFLRW is encoded by the exons atGTCTCGCCTTCTGTGTTTCCTCCTTTTTCTTGGTCTGCTGCTTCCAGTGGTGG TGCCTCTGTTTTGCTACACATGCGTGTTCCCTGCTATTTCTCCACTGGACTGCATCCGCTTCCCTCAGAAGTGCCCCCCCGGCCAGCAGTGTCTGTCCAGCAGGGCCGTAGGGCAGCGAG GGCACCTGAGAGTAGTGCTGTATGAGAAGAGCTGTATCCTCCCAGCCTTGTGTGGTCTCACGGGAGAGAAATATGCTATGGGTCTGAACTTCACCTTCACAAATGAATGCTGCGATACTCACCTGTGCAATGCGGCCCCACCAcccaccagcagagggagcctCTGGGCTGGCACAGCGCTCGCTCTTCTCATGTTCCTGCGCTGGTGA